A genomic region of Arachis stenosperma cultivar V10309 chromosome 9, arast.V10309.gnm1.PFL2, whole genome shotgun sequence contains the following coding sequences:
- the LOC130948998 gene encoding uncharacterized protein LOC130948998, giving the protein MEGTANLVVYRDGEIIRNTHEGVRFVCQNLYSFVVPCTMTFMELRNGLCQSMENGTLMRVSRILYRNPVVVFGGLIQFDTMPITDEVTMHNMFQIHRQTQIRHPHIELYVEFETVVAEGIQNDLEVEDDRAAVYEEMNSDSEEDFEATYEAGDEDEDGDVGVETSADNVVVHPSISQPMNVPPFIRELDLDAMHAPEFPEYSNIGVADPEDGEFRIGMEYSSRKSVVAAIRSYTIARGVDYDVYESEPQTFYAKCKMYGRGCDWLIRASLIRKKGCWEIRRYNGRHTCTMGVISQDHSKLDSNTVAEAIRPLVETDPSTKVKTIIAEVQSRFNYTISYRKAWLAKQKSIAKVFGDWEESYQALPWWLSVMVQKMPGSVVQIETHPLYNGNEEAHGVKILHRVFWSFNPCVRAFRHCKPLVQVDGTHLYGKYKGTLLVAVAQDGNQNIVPIAFALVEGETADAWHFFLRNLRMHVVRKDGVGMISDRHESIRAAVNRSGGDWQPPRAWWMFCIRHIGSNFLRAFKVPHLQKLVVNIGYSRTVEEYNINYKRLEERGEAYARWCDAIGLRHWVLAFDEGHRWGHMTTNLVECINSVLKGARNLPVLALVRATYYRLNELFTRKSAESHERKRAGYTYSIFAQQRIEASMQQAGNIVVHRFDRRNEVFEVREMTSRKVLVVDLARRTCDSGHFQVERIPCRHVIACCANQRIDWHMYVHDVYKMTEVRKVYRFEFSPLGDAKTWPAYEGPTLVANPALRRTSKGRPKLTRYLNEMDSCDIRGPRICRLCGAQGHSRSRCPQRAGSSGGGNDFYF; this is encoded by the exons ATGGAGGGTACCGCAAACTTGGTAGTGTATCGCGACGGTGAGATAATACGTAATACTCATGAGGGAGTGAGGTTTGTGTGCCAGAATCTATATTCGTTTGTGGTTCCATGCACCATGACGTTTATGGAACTTCGGAATGGTCTCTGTCAAAGCATGGAGAACGGTACGTTAATGAGAGTCAGTAGAATTCTGTACCGTAATCCGGTTGTAGTTTTTGGTGGCCTAATACAGTTTGATACCATGCCAATCACTGACGAAGTGACTATGCATAATATGTTTCAAATTCACCGGCAGACTCAGATACGACATCCACATATTGAGCtgtatgttgagtttgaaaCCGTAGTGGCGGAAGGGATTCAAAATGACTTAGAGGTGGAGGATGATAGAGCTGCAGTGTATGAGGAAATGAATAGTGACAGCGAAGAGGACTTCGAAGCCACTTATGAAGCCGGCGACGAAGACGAGGATGGTGATGTGGGAGTTGAGACATCAGCTGATAATGTAGTGGTTCACCCATCGATCAGTCAACCGATGAACGTGCCACCTTTTATACGTGAGTTGGATCTCGACGCCATGCATGCTCCGGAGTTTCCGGAATATTCAAACATAG GCGTTGCTGATCCCGAGGACGGAGAGTTCCGGATTGGAATGGAATACAGTTCTAGAAAGTCGGTCGTGGCAGCAATTAGAAGTTACACTATTGCTAGAGGAGTTGACTACGACGTGTATGAGTCTGAGCCACAAACGTTCTATGCAAAATGCAAGATGTATGGGCGCGGGTGCGACTGGCTTATCCGAGCCAGCTTGATACGGAAAAAAGGTTGTTGGGAGATACGCAGATACAACGGTAGGCACACGTGCACGATGGGAGTGATTTCACAGGATCATTCCAAGTTGGACTCGAACACAGTTGCTGAGGCTATAAGGCCATTGGTCGAGACTGACCCGTCCACAAAGGTCAAAACTATAATAGCCGAAGTCCAGTCAAGGTTCAACTATACCATCAGTTACCGAAAGGCTTGGTTGGCAAAGCAGAAGTCCATAGCGAAAGTTTTCGGTGATTGGGAGGAGAGTTACCAAGCCTTGCCGTGGTGGCTCTCGGTTATGGTTCAGAAGATGCCTGGGTCAGTTGTCCAGATAGAAACACACCCACTCTACAATGGGAATGAAGAGGCGCATGGGGTAAAAATACTTCATCGCGTATTTTGGAGTTTCAATCCATGCGTTAGGGCATTCAGGCATTGCAAGCCCCTAGTTCAGGTAGACGGAACACACCTATATGGAAAGTACAAAGGTACACTTCTGGTAGCTGTTGCACAGGATGGAAACCAAAACATTGTGCCTATCGCTTTTGCCTTGGTGGAAGGGGAGACAGCTGATGCGTGGCACTTCTTTCTAAGGAATCTGCGAATGCATGTTGTCAGAAAAGATGGTGTGGGTATGATCTCGGACCGGCATGAGTCAATTCGAGCAGCAGTAAATCGTTCCGGAGGTGACTGGCAACCTCCAAGAGCATGGTGGATGTTTTGTATAAGGCACATCGGCAGCAACTTCCTACGAGCATTCAAAGTCCCTCACTTGCAAAAGCTTGTGGTCAATATTGGGTATTCAAGAACGGTGGAGGAGTATAACATCAACTATAAGAGGTTGGAAGAGCGAGGCGAGGCATACGCCAGGTGGTGCGATGCCATTGGACTTAGACATTGGGTATTGGCATTCGACGAGGGACATCGATGGGGCCATATGACGACGAACCTTGTCGAGTGCATTAACTCAGTGTTGAAGGGTGCCCGTAATCTACCTGTGTTGGCGCTAGTCCGAGCAACGTATTATCGGTTAAATGAACTTTTCACACGGAAGAGTGCTGAGTCTCACGAACGCAAACGTGCTGGATATACTTACTCCATATTCGCACAACAGCGGATAGAGGCAAGTATGCAACAGGCTGGGAATATAGTTGTGCACCGTTTTGACAGACGGAATGAAGTATTTGAGGTGCGCGAAATGACTAGCAGAAAGGTGTTAGTCGTCGATCTTGCACGACGTACGTGTGATAGTGGGCACTTTCAGGTGGAACGAATACCATGTCGCCATGTTATTGCTTGCTGTGCTAACCAGCGAATCGATTGGCACATGTATGTGCATGACGTGTACAAGATGACAGAGGTCCGTAAGGTATATAGATTCGAGTTCTCACCGTTAGGTGATGCCAAGACATGGCCTGCGTATGAGGGACCCACATTGGTCGCTAATCCCGCCTTGAGGCGAACGTCGAAAGGTCGCCCAAAATTGACCAGATACTTGAACGAAATGGACTCATGCGACATACGTGGTCCTCGGATATGCCGTCTCTGTGGTGCTCAAGGACATAGTCGGAGTCGATGTCCTCAGCGTGCTGGATCGAGTGGTGGGGGGAATGacttttatttttag